Proteins from a single region of Deltaproteobacteria bacterium:
- a CDS encoding D-glycerate dehydrogenase, producing MARIFVTRRLPGDALERLREAHELEIRDADTPIGREELIAGARRSEVVICALTDRIDAGVLHPGLKVVANYAVGVDNIDLAAAREAGVVVTNTPDVLTDATADLAFALLLAAARRLPEAERFLRAGRWEGFRASALLGRRVAGAHLGVVGAGRIGQAVLSRGKGFGMELSYWSREPKDPARVSGATHRPLDELLERCDFVSLNVALTPETRHLLDARRLERMKPGAVLVNTSRGPVVDEAALARVLAEGPLFAAGLDVYEEEPRVHPALLELENVVLIPHLGSATDVCREAMVELCVDGVEAVLAGREPANRVI from the coding sequence ATGGCCAGGATATTCGTGACCCGCCGGCTCCCCGGGGACGCCCTCGAGCGCCTCCGGGAGGCCCACGAGCTCGAGATCCGCGACGCCGACACGCCCATCGGCCGGGAGGAGCTGATCGCGGGCGCCCGCCGCTCCGAGGTGGTGATCTGCGCGCTCACCGACCGGATCGACGCCGGGGTGCTCCACCCCGGGCTGAAGGTGGTGGCGAACTACGCCGTGGGCGTGGACAACATCGATCTCGCGGCCGCGCGGGAGGCCGGGGTGGTCGTGACCAACACCCCGGACGTCCTGACGGACGCCACCGCCGACCTCGCCTTCGCCCTGCTCCTGGCGGCGGCCCGCCGCCTGCCCGAGGCCGAGCGCTTCCTGCGGGCCGGGCGCTGGGAGGGCTTCCGCGCCTCGGCGCTCCTGGGCCGCCGGGTGGCCGGAGCCCACCTCGGGGTGGTCGGCGCCGGCCGGATCGGCCAGGCCGTGCTCTCCCGGGGGAAGGGCTTCGGGATGGAGCTCTCCTACTGGAGCCGAGAACCAAAGGATCCGGCCCGGGTCAGCGGCGCAACCCACCGGCCCCTGGACGAGCTGCTGGAGCGCTGCGACTTCGTCAGCCTCAACGTGGCGCTGACCCCCGAGACCCGGCACCTCCTCGACGCCCGGCGCCTCGAGCGCATGAAGCCCGGGGCGGTGCTGGTGAACACCTCCCGGGGTCCGGTGGTGGACGAGGCGGCCCTGGCCCGGGTGCTGGCCGAGGGGCCGCTCTTCGCGGCCGGCCTCGACGTCTACGAGGAGGAGCCCCGGGTCCACCCGGCGCTCCTCGAGCTCGAGAACGTCGTGCTCATCCCCCACCTCGGCAGCGCCACCGACGTCTGCCGGGAGGCCATGGTCGAGCTCTGCGTGGACGGGGTCGAGGCGGTCCTCGCCGGGCGCGAGCCCGCCAACCGGGTGATCTAG
- a CDS encoding ATP-binding cassette domain-containing protein, producing MLKATGIEVPFLPGAFDLHLAPGEFVRLGGPSGSGKTTTLRAVAGLEARAKGTLALEGRPVEASALPAYRRQVVYLPQLPPAFACSGREVLTRIAGFQSGGGVALDEARLDALLGSLELPPGALDRPLGELSVGEQQRMSLIRALYLEPRVLLLDEPTSALDPEAKEAAAAALQRWHAGGERAAVLVTHDPELAERLCTRTLPVGTP from the coding sequence ATGCTGAAGGCCACCGGCATCGAGGTCCCCTTCCTCCCCGGGGCCTTCGATCTGCACCTGGCGCCCGGCGAGTTCGTCCGGCTGGGCGGCCCCTCCGGCAGCGGCAAGACCACCACCCTGCGCGCGGTGGCCGGCCTGGAGGCCCGGGCGAAGGGCACTCTCGCCCTCGAGGGCCGCCCGGTCGAGGCCAGCGCCCTGCCCGCCTACCGCCGCCAGGTGGTCTACCTGCCCCAGCTCCCCCCGGCCTTCGCCTGCTCCGGCCGGGAGGTGCTCACGCGGATCGCCGGCTTCCAGAGCGGCGGCGGCGTGGCCCTCGACGAGGCGCGGCTCGACGCGCTCCTGGGCTCCCTCGAGCTGCCGCCCGGGGCGCTCGACCGGCCCCTCGGCGAGCTCTCGGTGGGCGAGCAGCAGCGGATGAGCCTGATCCGGGCGCTCTACCTCGAGCCGCGGGTGCTGCTCCTCGACGAGCCCACCAGCGCCCTCGACCCCGAGGCCAAGGAGGCCGCGGCGGCGGCGCTCCAGCGCTGGCACGCCGGCGGTGAGCGCGCGGCGGTGCTCGTCACCCACGACCCCGAGCTCGCCGAGCGCCTCTGCACCCGCACCCTCCCGGTGGGGACACCGTGA
- a CDS encoding ribbon-helix-helix domain-containing protein, translated as MSEYTPENPETFDPEAQDIVSGPERQPRRGRSVPTNVLIPMVHREALRRLSAVTRVSQSEYLREAVTDLLRKYRHVVDEERSRKDRLAG; from the coding sequence GTGAGCGAATACACCCCCGAGAACCCCGAGACCTTCGACCCCGAGGCCCAGGACATCGTCTCCGGCCCCGAGCGCCAGCCCCGCCGGGGCAGGAGCGTCCCCACGAACGTGCTCATCCCGATGGTGCACCGGGAGGCCCTCCGCCGGCTCTCGGCGGTCACCCGGGTGTCCCAGAGCGAGTACCTGCGGGAGGCCGTCACCGACCTGCTGCGCAAGTACCGGCACGTCGTGGACGAAGAGCGGTCCCGCAAGGACCGGCTGGCTGGATAG
- a CDS encoding protein tyrosine phosphatase: MYVDLHLHLLPGVDDGARDLDESLAMARLLCERGYERAAVTPHIRPGFFDNEAGALREVLAGVRAALSEAGIPLELVEGAEHYLSPEVIELLLAGEGLPLGGTTHVLLEAPLEGPVPVLEQVAFQLEVGGLRPLFAHPERCACLQDLERARGLHERGVRYQLDLGSLAGAYGRAPKKWARRLLEEGLYSVAGSDLHRAEQGRKLLARWQETLIDRIGEDAARRLLSENPGRLLRGEALA; the protein is encoded by the coding sequence ATGTACGTGGACCTGCACCTGCACCTCCTGCCCGGGGTGGACGACGGCGCCCGGGACCTGGACGAGTCCCTGGCCATGGCGCGCCTCCTCTGCGAGCGCGGCTACGAGCGGGCGGCGGTGACCCCTCACATCCGCCCCGGCTTCTTCGACAACGAGGCGGGGGCCCTCCGGGAGGTCCTCGCCGGCGTGCGGGCGGCCCTGAGCGAGGCCGGGATCCCGCTGGAGCTCGTGGAGGGGGCGGAGCACTACCTCTCCCCGGAGGTGATCGAGCTGCTGCTGGCCGGCGAGGGGCTGCCCCTGGGCGGCACCACCCACGTCCTGCTGGAGGCCCCCCTGGAGGGACCGGTGCCGGTCCTGGAGCAGGTCGCCTTCCAGCTGGAGGTCGGTGGCCTGCGGCCCCTCTTCGCGCACCCCGAGCGCTGCGCCTGCCTCCAGGACCTGGAGCGGGCCCGCGGCCTGCACGAGCGCGGCGTGCGCTACCAGCTGGATCTCGGCTCCCTGGCGGGGGCCTACGGCCGGGCGCCGAAGAAGTGGGCCCGGCGGCTCCTGGAGGAGGGGCTCTACTCCGTCGCGGGCAGCGACCTGCACCGCGCCGAGCAGGGCAGGAAGCTCCTGGCGCGCTGGCAGGAGACGCTGATCGACCGGATCGGGGAGGACGCCGCCCGGCGCCTCCTCTCCGAGAACCCCGGGCGGCTGCTCCGAGGGGAGGCCCTGGCGTGA
- the yacG gene encoding DNA gyrase inhibitor YacG codes for MRCPICEAPAGPRSGNPAAPFCSERCRLIDLGRWLDGDYRIPGSPAAVPEEVPGQEEDPEWPGYS; via the coding sequence ATGCGCTGTCCGATCTGCGAGGCCCCCGCCGGCCCCCGCTCCGGAAACCCCGCGGCGCCCTTCTGCAGCGAGCGCTGCCGGCTGATCGACCTGGGCCGCTGGCTCGACGGCGACTACCGCATCCCCGGGTCGCCCGCGGCGGTGCCCGAGGAGGTGCCGGGGCAAGAGGAAGATCCTGAATGGCCAGGATATTCGTGA
- a CDS encoding NUDIX domain-containing protein: MRDELFQKSCGVVPVRLVDGEPRYLLLHSGLVRNPKATWEFPKGSMEEGESPIQTARRECREETGLCEVRVVEGFFALDTYSFRREGRRIQKQVSYFLGIVDDPSGLKAEPDGREHVLDAEGEWARWLSYEDARTTLYHEGQRAVLACAHAHLVALKILEERAAPAPAPQEAP, translated from the coding sequence GTGCGTGACGAGCTCTTCCAGAAGTCCTGCGGGGTCGTGCCGGTGCGCCTCGTCGACGGCGAGCCGCGCTACCTGCTGCTCCACTCGGGGCTGGTGCGCAACCCGAAGGCAACCTGGGAGTTCCCCAAGGGCTCGATGGAGGAGGGCGAGAGCCCCATCCAGACCGCCCGGCGCGAGTGCCGGGAGGAGACGGGCCTCTGCGAGGTGAGGGTGGTCGAGGGCTTCTTCGCCCTGGACACCTACTCCTTCCGGCGGGAGGGCCGCCGCATCCAGAAGCAGGTCTCTTACTTCCTGGGCATCGTCGACGACCCCTCGGGCCTCAAGGCGGAGCCCGACGGCCGGGAGCACGTCCTCGACGCCGAGGGGGAGTGGGCGCGCTGGCTCTCCTACGAGGACGCCCGCACGACCCTCTACCACGAGGGGCAGCGGGCCGTGCTCGCCTGCGCCCACGCCCACCTCGTCGCGTTGAAGATCCTCGAGGAGCGCGCCGCCCCGGCCCCGGCTCCCCAGGAGGCCCCGTGA
- a CDS encoding BMC domain-containing protein, producing MEGHALALLELDSIARGLLAVDAMAKKAVVEIVEARSVSPGRYLIRLRGGVGEVEAAYLEGKAVAGSTLLDEVFLPSPHANLLSLLEGEPVGVEWDAVAIVECFTSASAVAALDAACKAAAVTATRLELANQLGGKGWFFLSGSLEDLDAALEAAAAATTPGMLQQIERVARPHADLGEHF from the coding sequence ATGGAAGGACACGCTCTCGCGCTCCTGGAGCTCGACTCCATCGCCCGCGGACTCCTCGCGGTGGACGCCATGGCCAAGAAGGCCGTGGTCGAGATCGTCGAGGCCCGGAGCGTCTCCCCCGGCCGCTACCTGATCCGGCTGCGAGGCGGCGTGGGCGAGGTCGAGGCGGCCTACCTCGAGGGCAAGGCCGTCGCCGGCAGCACCCTCCTGGACGAGGTCTTCCTGCCGAGTCCCCACGCGAACCTCCTCTCGCTCCTCGAGGGCGAGCCGGTGGGCGTCGAGTGGGACGCCGTGGCGATCGTCGAGTGCTTCACCTCCGCCTCGGCGGTGGCCGCGCTGGACGCCGCCTGCAAGGCCGCCGCGGTGACCGCCACCCGCCTGGAGCTGGCCAACCAGCTCGGCGGCAAGGGCTGGTTCTTCCTCTCGGGCAGCCTCGAGGATCTCGACGCGGCCCTGGAGGCCGCCGCCGCCGCCACCACCCCCGGGATGCTGCAGCAGATCGAGCGGGTGGCCCGGCCCCACGCCGACCTCGGCGAGCACTTCTAG
- a CDS encoding lysylphosphatidylglycerol synthase transmembrane domain-containing protein produces MKHGKSLLRAFIGCVVSAFFIWLTLRGKDLGAIWESARSADYSYLVYYVGTLLLIHLLRVFRWGILLERLGAVRFSRLNRAGAIGAAALMTLPFRLGEFARPYLISDRGAPPGEGETPIRMSAALSTIVVERIMDGLTTSAVLIVSLLLTVGQSNETEQVTWLRYGALGIAAIFGGAGVTLLILLWQRERAVGLIRRIVALVSERLAERVVAILDGFLGGVAQFPRPARFLLFLVLTVVYWGVNGAGMVLLARGFGIYLTLEQGYAVLGVLVIGVMIPAGPGMVGTFQFFVLLGLGLFLPAEQVAESGMAYANVLWAAQFGQQVGLGLIFLLLKPGSVRAFVPEPEP; encoded by the coding sequence GTGAAGCACGGCAAGTCGCTCCTCCGGGCCTTCATCGGCTGCGTGGTCAGCGCCTTCTTCATCTGGCTGACCCTGCGCGGCAAGGACCTCGGCGCCATCTGGGAGTCGGCCAGGAGCGCCGACTACTCCTACCTCGTCTACTACGTGGGCACCCTGCTGCTCATCCACCTGCTGCGGGTCTTCCGCTGGGGGATCCTCCTCGAGCGGCTGGGGGCCGTGCGCTTCTCCCGCCTCAACCGGGCCGGGGCCATCGGCGCCGCCGCCCTGATGACCTTGCCCTTCCGGCTGGGGGAGTTCGCGCGGCCCTACCTGATCTCGGACCGGGGCGCGCCGCCGGGGGAGGGTGAGACCCCGATCCGGATGAGCGCCGCCCTCTCGACCATCGTCGTCGAGCGGATCATGGACGGCCTGACGACCTCGGCGGTGCTGATCGTCTCGCTCCTGCTCACGGTGGGGCAGAGCAACGAGACCGAGCAGGTGACCTGGCTGCGCTACGGGGCCCTCGGCATCGCCGCGATCTTCGGCGGCGCCGGCGTCACCCTGCTGATCCTGCTCTGGCAGCGGGAGCGCGCCGTGGGCCTCATCCGCAGGATCGTCGCCCTGGTCTCGGAGCGCCTGGCGGAGCGGGTGGTGGCGATCCTGGACGGCTTCCTCGGCGGCGTGGCGCAGTTCCCGCGGCCGGCCCGCTTCCTGCTCTTCCTCGTCCTGACGGTGGTCTACTGGGGCGTGAACGGGGCGGGCATGGTCCTGCTGGCCCGGGGCTTCGGGATCTACCTGACTCTCGAGCAGGGCTACGCCGTGCTGGGGGTGCTGGTCATCGGCGTGATGATCCCCGCCGGGCCCGGCATGGTGGGCACCTTCCAGTTCTTCGTGCTGCTCGGCCTGGGGCTCTTCCTGCCGGCCGAGCAGGTGGCGGAGTCGGGGATGGCCTACGCCAACGTGCTCTGGGCGGCGCAGTTCGGGCAGCAGGTCGGCCTCGGCCTGATCTTCCTGCTGCTCAAGCCCGGCAGCGTCCGGGCCTTCGTCCCCGAGCCGGAGCCCTAG
- the fetB gene encoding iron export ABC transporter permease subunit FetB: MNTLPITAFDILLSSSLVAVAGGVSLALRLGLERRIAVAAARTVVQLLLVGLVLRWVFALDRWWVIAAILLSMVVNAGIAGVRRTGRRYRGIWLDALLAVSVSCVLVTFTVTEIVIGVDPWYEPRYLIPLMGMVLGNTLTGLSLCLDRITADLDTRRVEVEGWLALGATGWEATRPIVAEAARTGMVPILNVMTVAGIVTLPGMMTGQILAGEPPMQAVKYQIVVMFMIAAGAAIGSLIAALLAFRRLVTPAHQLAAHRLRRVS; this comes from the coding sequence GTGAACACCCTGCCGATCACCGCCTTCGACATCCTCCTCTCCAGCAGCCTGGTGGCCGTCGCCGGCGGGGTCTCCCTCGCCCTGCGCCTGGGGCTGGAGCGGCGGATCGCCGTCGCCGCGGCGCGGACGGTGGTGCAGCTCCTCCTGGTGGGCCTGGTCCTGCGCTGGGTCTTCGCCCTCGACCGCTGGTGGGTGATCGCGGCCATCCTCCTCTCGATGGTCGTCAACGCCGGCATCGCCGGCGTGCGCCGGACGGGCCGCCGCTACCGGGGGATCTGGCTCGACGCCCTCCTCGCCGTCTCGGTGAGCTGCGTCCTGGTGACCTTCACCGTCACCGAGATCGTGATCGGCGTGGACCCCTGGTACGAGCCCCGCTACCTCATCCCCCTGATGGGGATGGTGCTGGGCAACACCCTCACCGGCCTCTCGCTCTGCCTGGATCGGATCACCGCCGATCTCGACACCCGCCGGGTCGAGGTCGAGGGCTGGCTGGCCCTGGGGGCCACCGGCTGGGAGGCCACCCGGCCGATCGTCGCCGAGGCCGCCCGCACCGGGATGGTGCCCATCCTCAACGTGATGACCGTCGCGGGGATCGTCACCCTGCCCGGGATGATGACCGGCCAGATCCTGGCGGGCGAGCCCCCCATGCAGGCGGTGAAGTACCAGATCGTGGTCATGTTCATGATCGCGGCGGGGGCGGCCATCGGCTCCCTCATCGCCGCCCTGCTGGCCTTCCGCCGGCTGGTCACGCCAGCCCACCAGCTCGCGGCCCATCGCCTCCGCCGGGTGTCCTAG
- the eutM gene encoding ethanolamine utilization microcompartment protein EutM, with protein sequence MADALGMIETRGFVGMVEASDAMVKAAKVDLVNYEKIGGGYVTAVVRGDVAAVKAATEAGARAAERVGELVSVHVIPRPHANIDAVLPLGRNGDGE encoded by the coding sequence ATGGCTGATGCGCTCGGCATGATCGAGACCCGGGGCTTCGTCGGAATGGTCGAGGCCTCCGACGCCATGGTTAAGGCCGCCAAGGTCGACCTCGTGAACTACGAGAAGATCGGTGGTGGCTACGTGACGGCAGTGGTCCGGGGCGACGTCGCCGCGGTGAAGGCCGCCACCGAGGCGGGCGCCCGCGCCGCCGAGCGCGTCGGCGAGCTGGTCAGCGTCCACGTGATCCCTCGTCCGCACGCCAACATCGACGCCGTGCTTCCGCTGGGTCGCAACGGCGACGGCGAGTAG
- a CDS encoding EutN/CcmL family microcompartment protein, whose product MLLGKVVGTVVSTRKEETLESLRFMVVKAMDERGQLTGATVVAADAVGSGVGEVVLYASGSSARQTLQTRDRPVDATIMAIVDEVAVGETTTYRK is encoded by the coding sequence ATGCTGCTCGGCAAGGTGGTGGGGACCGTGGTCTCCACCCGCAAGGAGGAGACGCTCGAGTCCCTGCGCTTCATGGTCGTCAAGGCCATGGACGAGCGGGGGCAGCTCACCGGGGCCACGGTGGTCGCCGCCGACGCGGTCGGCTCCGGCGTGGGCGAGGTGGTGCTCTACGCGAGCGGCTCCTCCGCCCGGCAGACCCTCCAGACGAGGGACCGGCCGGTGGACGCGACCATCATGGCCATCGTCGACGAGGTCGCGGTCGGCGAGACGACCACCTATCGGAAGTAG
- a CDS encoding aldehyde dehydrogenase EutE, with amino-acid sequence MSQYDETRVRQIVEAVVSRLVADGTLGSNVGPSAGSLPVVEGTATIAAGAAGAHRSPTFLEDRFALAESPASPNYVIGRSIKPPPAILRGRKGIFEDIDSAVAAAHAAYEELHWMTSLETRDRMIAAMRDVTRRHIPELSRRAVDETGLGRYEDKIKKNTLVVEKTPGTEILRPEAYSGDDGLTIIERAPYGVIGAITPSTNPTETILCNAIGMIAGGNAVVFNVHPGAKATSRFHVELLNEAIVSAGGPDNLIAMVGTPTIESAQALMTHPGIRLVVVTGGGAVVKAAMQSGKRAICAGPGNPPCLVDETANIDHAARNLMAGASIDNNIVCISEKETLIVDEVFDAFKARLIDLGCVEVKGAQLAKMEKLIVTPDNHINRDFIGKDAKVLLEGIGVKVSGDPRLVIAEVDEAHPFVQHEQLMPLHPLVRVPNVEAGIEMAVRVEHGYGHTATMYSRNIDAMSKMARAVNTSIFVKNAPCLAGMGYGGEGFTSFTIASPTGEGLTTARSFTRERRCVLKEHFRIV; translated from the coding sequence ATGAGCCAGTACGACGAGACCCGGGTCCGGCAGATCGTCGAGGCGGTGGTGAGCCGCCTCGTGGCCGACGGCACCCTCGGCAGCAACGTCGGTCCGAGCGCCGGCTCCCTGCCGGTCGTGGAGGGCACCGCCACGATCGCCGCCGGCGCGGCCGGCGCGCACCGCAGCCCGACCTTCCTCGAGGATCGCTTCGCCCTGGCCGAGTCGCCGGCCTCCCCCAACTACGTCATCGGGCGGTCCATCAAGCCGCCGCCGGCGATCCTCCGGGGCCGCAAGGGCATCTTCGAGGACATCGACTCGGCGGTGGCCGCGGCCCACGCGGCCTACGAAGAGCTGCACTGGATGACCAGCCTCGAGACCCGGGACCGGATGATCGCCGCCATGCGCGACGTCACCCGGCGGCACATCCCGGAGCTCTCCCGCCGCGCCGTCGACGAGACGGGCCTCGGCCGCTACGAGGACAAGATCAAGAAGAACACGCTGGTGGTCGAGAAGACCCCCGGCACCGAGATCCTGCGTCCCGAGGCCTACTCCGGGGACGACGGGCTCACGATCATCGAGCGGGCGCCCTACGGGGTCATCGGGGCCATCACCCCCTCCACCAACCCCACCGAGACCATCCTCTGCAACGCCATCGGCATGATCGCCGGCGGCAACGCCGTGGTCTTCAACGTCCACCCCGGCGCCAAGGCGACGAGCCGCTTCCACGTCGAGCTGCTCAACGAGGCCATCGTCTCGGCCGGCGGCCCCGACAACCTGATCGCGATGGTGGGCACCCCCACCATCGAGAGCGCCCAGGCCCTCATGACCCACCCCGGCATCCGCCTGGTGGTGGTCACCGGCGGCGGCGCCGTGGTGAAGGCGGCGATGCAGTCCGGGAAGCGCGCCATCTGCGCGGGCCCCGGCAACCCGCCCTGCCTGGTGGACGAGACCGCCAACATCGATCACGCGGCCCGCAACCTGATGGCCGGCGCCTCGATCGACAACAACATCGTCTGCATCTCCGAGAAGGAGACCCTGATCGTCGACGAGGTCTTCGACGCCTTCAAGGCGCGCCTCATCGACCTCGGCTGCGTCGAGGTGAAGGGCGCTCAGCTCGCCAAGATGGAGAAGCTGATCGTCACCCCCGACAACCACATCAACCGCGACTTCATCGGCAAGGACGCCAAGGTCCTCCTCGAGGGGATCGGCGTGAAGGTCAGCGGCGACCCCCGGCTGGTCATCGCCGAGGTCGACGAGGCCCACCCCTTCGTCCAGCACGAGCAGCTCATGCCGCTCCACCCCCTGGTGCGGGTGCCGAACGTCGAGGCCGGCATCGAGATGGCGGTGCGCGTCGAGCACGGCTACGGCCACACCGCGACGATGTACTCGCGGAACATCGACGCCATGAGCAAGATGGCCCGGGCGGTGAACACCTCGATCTTCGTGAAGAACGCCCCCTGCCTGGCCGGCATGGGCTACGGGGGCGAGGGCTTCACCTCCTTCACCATCGCCTCGCCCACCGGTGAGGGGCTGACCACGGCCCGTTCCTTCACTCGCGAGCGGCGCTGCGTGTTGAAGGAACACTTCCGGATCGTCTGA